Proteins encoded in a region of the Veillonella parvula genome:
- a CDS encoding SLC13 family permease, whose protein sequence is MDTSVMITLGFLVFAIVMFAWEKIPLSITAMVVAVGLHLSGVLSAKEAFAGFVDPNVLLFMGMFVIGEAFFATGVAVGVGNVVHKFAKTETSLLVAVMMITGVLSGFLSNTGTAAVLIPVIIGICKKSGFKQTKLLMPLVFAAAMGGNISLIGAPGNMIAQAGLQQAGLGSFNFFDYGLVGLPILIVGTIFYATIGKRFLPDAPSHQPDGAFEGNDDYSHVPSWKKWTAAIILILTVVAMIFEKQLGVKLYVSAWIGALVLVATNVISETAAVKSIDMKTIMLFAGSMALGDAMVKTGTGSVIADIIVNSLGASPSPIVVLVVIFVLGVFMTNFMSNTATCALLVPIGLSLASQLGFDPKAVLAAIVIASSLAYATPIGMPANTMVYNIAGYSFMDYVKAGLPLIVVSSIVALILLPILFPF, encoded by the coding sequence TATTATCCGCTAAAGAAGCGTTCGCAGGTTTTGTGGATCCAAACGTCTTACTATTTATGGGCATGTTTGTAATTGGTGAAGCTTTCTTTGCAACAGGTGTCGCTGTAGGTGTAGGTAATGTAGTTCATAAGTTTGCTAAAACTGAAACATCCTTGCTCGTTGCAGTTATGATGATTACAGGTGTTTTATCTGGCTTCTTATCTAATACTGGTACAGCTGCTGTACTGATTCCTGTAATTATCGGTATTTGTAAAAAGAGTGGTTTTAAACAAACTAAGTTATTGATGCCTCTCGTATTTGCGGCAGCCATGGGTGGTAATATCTCACTTATCGGTGCTCCTGGTAACATGATTGCTCAAGCAGGATTACAACAAGCAGGCTTAGGTTCTTTTAATTTCTTTGATTATGGTTTAGTAGGCTTACCAATCCTTATCGTAGGTACTATATTCTATGCTACAATTGGTAAACGTTTCTTACCAGATGCTCCAAGCCACCAACCAGATGGTGCTTTTGAAGGTAATGATGATTATAGTCATGTGCCATCTTGGAAGAAATGGACTGCTGCGATTATATTGATTCTGACAGTCGTTGCTATGATTTTTGAAAAACAATTAGGTGTAAAACTTTATGTAAGTGCTTGGATAGGTGCGCTTGTTTTAGTAGCTACTAATGTTATTAGCGAAACGGCAGCTGTTAAATCTATCGACATGAAAACAATTATGCTATTTGCTGGTTCTATGGCTCTCGGTGATGCAATGGTAAAAACTGGTACTGGTAGTGTAATTGCTGACATTATTGTTAATAGTCTTGGAGCAAGCCCATCTCCAATCGTTGTGTTAGTAGTAATCTTTGTGCTTGGTGTGTTTATGACAAACTTTATGTCTAATACAGCTACTTGTGCTTTACTAGTTCCAATCGGTCTTAGCCTAGCTTCTCAACTTGGCTTCGATCCTAAAGCAGTTCTTGCAGCTATCGTAATTGCAAGCTCCTTGGCATATGCAACACCAATTGGTATGCCTGCCAACACTATGGTATACAACATAGCTGGCTATAGCTTCATGGATTATGTGAAAGCTGGTTTACCACTTATCGTTGTATCTAGTATCGTAGCACTTATTTTACTTCCAATCCTATTCCCATTCTAA